One segment of Deltaproteobacteria bacterium DNA contains the following:
- a CDS encoding twin-arginine translocase subunit TatC yields the protein MPNSTPQQTLIDHLTELRKRIIRSLFAIAGGSVVGLIFCKQIYRILQIPMLKSLPKGSFFIATTPFESYVTYFKVAALAGFFIASPVVFYQFWRFVAPGLKTGEKKYLRPASFISALLFTGGALFGYFVVFPAGFYYVNLIMNDTAIRLLPRMSDYLGLSV from the coding sequence ACCGAACTCCGTAAACGGATCATCCGCTCGCTCTTTGCCATCGCCGGCGGCTCGGTTGTCGGCCTGATTTTTTGCAAGCAAATCTACCGGATCCTGCAGATCCCCATGCTTAAGTCCCTTCCAAAAGGGAGTTTCTTCATCGCCACCACGCCGTTTGAGTCTTACGTCACCTATTTCAAGGTGGCCGCCCTTGCGGGGTTTTTCATCGCCTCGCCGGTTGTCTTCTACCAGTTCTGGCGATTTGTCGCACCGGGCTTAAAAACCGGGGAGAAAAAATATCTTCGCCCCGCCTCTTTTATTTCGGCCCTCCTTTTTACCGGCGGCGCCCTCTTCGGCTATTTTGTCGTCTTCCCCGCGGGATTCTACTACGTGAACCTGATCATGAACGATACCGCCATCCGGTTGTTACCGCGAATGAGTGACTATCTGGGTTTGAGCGTGAT